The following proteins are co-located in the Armatimonadota bacterium genome:
- a CDS encoding polyamine aminopropyltransferase, with translation MPVESGQVLTYPIRSHLYSMSVEVKEVLHRHQSDFQLIEIIDTECFGRMLLLDGHIQLAELDESAYHESLVHIPLLNMASPKRALIVGGGDGGVVRELLKHPGLEIDMVEIDMGVIDASRAQLPFLNQGCFEDPRLTLYVEDAFPFVKQPGRGPYDLIVMDSTDTYEEEDGEISEMLFTREFFTDCAKLLTPGGMVVTQADNHIFCPYSLENAKAEYLTVFERVDQYFSLVPSFGGFSGYCIATNSGTLSRTWNADRAKGLNLRYLNETTYSLAFQNLPFNLNAAR, from the coding sequence CTTCATCGGCATCAGAGCGATTTCCAGCTGATCGAGATCATCGACACCGAATGCTTTGGGCGGATGCTACTTTTGGACGGGCATATCCAGCTCGCCGAACTCGATGAATCGGCGTACCACGAATCTTTGGTGCACATCCCGCTGCTGAATATGGCTTCGCCGAAGCGGGCTCTGATTGTCGGTGGCGGCGATGGCGGAGTGGTGCGCGAACTGCTCAAGCATCCTGGGCTGGAGATCGATATGGTGGAAATCGACATGGGCGTGATCGATGCCAGCAGGGCACAACTTCCGTTCTTGAACCAAGGCTGTTTCGAAGACCCTCGACTGACGCTGTATGTCGAGGACGCGTTCCCGTTTGTGAAACAACCCGGTCGTGGCCCCTATGATTTGATCGTGATGGACTCCACCGATACCTATGAAGAGGAGGATGGCGAAATCAGCGAGATGCTGTTTACCCGCGAGTTCTTTACGGATTGCGCCAAGCTTCTGACACCTGGCGGGATGGTGGTCACTCAGGCCGATAATCACATTTTCTGCCCATACAGTCTTGAAAACGCGAAGGCCGAGTATCTCACGGTGTTCGAGCGTGTCGATCAGTATTTCTCGTTAGTGCCGAGCTTTGGCGGGTTCAGCGGCTATTGCATCGCGACGAATTCTGGCACGCTCAGTCGCACCTGGAACGCGGACAGGGCGAAGGGATTGAACCTGCGCTATCTGAACGAAACGACCTACAGCTTGGCGTTCCAAAACCTTCCTTTTAACCTCAATGCCGCTCGTTGA